GTTCCAatccttttctcttctttgagtGAACATATTCAAATGTGCTCCAATTTCTCTCAGAACCAGTTGCACTACAACATTGACTTAGCACACGAATGGCAAATGATTGTAAGTCTGGAGCTCCAAGTCCAAATTGCTCCCACCATGAAACtacaataacaaataaaaatgtaaaataagcATTACTCATGTAATCTTACAATAACAACTATAAAGGATAAATAGACATATTAAAAGGAaatactattaaattattaatgtttaCCTGGATTTAGTCTCTCTCGTTGGCGGATTGCTAGTGATGTGTCAAAGTCACCAATTAACTTTTTGTACTCATCAAGTTGTGAACTTATTTTGTCTTGAATGTCAGGATCGGGAACCAGCCTCATTAGAGTGCTTAGCAACCCTCTTTGAACTTCATTTTGCCTTTTAAATGAAGACCTAAAGTAAATTGCAGGGTTAAGAAAGCAACCTGCTGCATGCAGAGGACTATGAAGTTGTTTGTTCCATCTAGCATCAATAACTCTAATATAATGTCCATACAAAGAAACTTTGTTCTTCAaccttctttttatttcctcTTTTGCTTTGTCCATTGCTTCATACAAGTACCCCATAGCAGGTTTCTCATCCCCATCAACAAGACGAAGTACTCTAACTAAAGGCCCACCAACTTTCACTATGTTCTTGCATTGAGACCAAAACGAATAATCttccaaaacaattttacttatCTCCTTCCCAACGGCAATCTTAGCATGGGGGCATGAAAGCCATTTATCCCAAGTGAACATTTGTCTAAGCTCTTTTTTGAACCTTAGCATGCTCTATAGACTTAAGAAGTTAGTGGCAAACCTTGTAATTGCAGGACGACATAACTCCCTTCCATTTGTAAAATCTTGCCTCATCAAGTCTAAAACAACTCCATGGTTGTAAATGaactttgttatcttttttgCCTTCTTAATTGCTTCATCAACAAAAGGGAACCACCTAGGATTAGCAATATTCTCCAACATCAAGTCTATGCAATGAGCTGCACAAGGAGACCAAAATAAAGTACCATACTTCTGCTGtaatttttttccaagtttTTTATAGGCAAAAGCATTATCTGTAATCAATTGCACAATATATTCCACACCAATTTCTTGAACAACataatcaaatatattgaataaaGTTTCAGCATCCTTTGTAAGGCCTGAAGTGTCAATAGATTTCAAGAAAATGGCACCCCTTGGACAATACaccaaaaaattcattattggttgttgtttttgatttgtcCACCCATCAGACATCATCACTGAACAGCCATATacttttcaatcattttttatatctaacaaaaaatcattaactTCATGGACAGCATTTTTCAAAAGTGGTCCCCTCAACTCATAAAAAGAAGGCCCCTTAAATCTCGGCCCAATAGCAGCAATGCAATCTATCATAAGTTGATAATAGGGTGACTGAGATGCATAAAAGGGTACATTAGAATGATACCACCATCTTGCCACATTCATTTTTGCATTATCAGTCATTGCTTTTGTAGCCAAAGCACTTCTTATAGAAGGTTGAGCACCAAGGGTTGTTCTAGGAGCAAAATAActcttaattttcttctttcctcttaATTGACCCATATCAGTGTCAACATCCTTTGCCCTAGATTTTTGTTTACCTAATGTTTGAGTGGGACTCTTTTCAACAACCCTAACCTCatcatcctcctcctcctcctcctcatcaaCATCATATGGGTTCCCAATTTCTTATTGAATCCTCTTTTTagtttgtttagattttttcaAGTCTTCAATCATTTGTTTCATTTGAAACCTAATATCATATGAAACCTTTTTACATGGTTCAACTTGACCCCTAATCCCAGCAAGATGATACTTAAGTCTAGTAATACCACCCTCTTTAATCAACTTATTACAATGCAAACATATAGTGTTATTTTTTGCGTTAGGCACTGCACGGGCATGAGCCCATGCAGGATCCTCTGATCTTGCAGGGGCAAAGCCCACAGAAGCAAAAGAAGTACCTGCACGGGCATGAGGCCATGCGGGATCCTCTGAACTATGATGAGCCATAGTTTACTGttcaatgaaatgaaatgaaattcaaTCAAATGCATGAagttaatgaacaaacaaatcacatatcttaagaaaaaaaaaaaaaaaaacacgattTGGCTGAAGCTTGAATCCGAGAGAGTGAGAGTAAAATTTATGAAGCttacacaattttttcaatCACATATCTTAACAAACAAATCACATATCTTAGTAAgttcttaaatcttaaccacaaaacaaatcataagaaaaaaaaatttatgatttggCTGAAGCTTGAAtctgagagagtgagagtagaGAAAGAATACCTGATTTGGCTGTTCAATACTTTAattagagagagtgagagagtcaGAGACAGAGACTGAGAGAGCACAGCACAGAGCCAATGAAATGAGAGAGCACACTGAGCACAGAGACACCACAGAGAACACGACGGCGGCAGTGAATGAGGTATTTCAGagtgaaagaatgaaagaaaagaatagatTTAAGAATCTGAGATTAGGTCTTTTAGTAAAGTCCAAAATGGTGTTGTTTGGACCTTtactgttttatttttttatttatttatttttatatataataataggccGAAATTTGCGTACCGGCCGAAATTTGTCGAAATTTACCGGAATGGCCTGAAACTACCCGAAATCTAACCCAAGGTGGAACGGGGGGTATTCTGGTACCGGTTTGCATACCGGTACGAAAAATTTCTGCTGTTCTGGCCGGAACGGAACGGTATtaataacaatgaaaaaaaaaaaaaaaaagccaacctTATAGTAGCTAGTCAAAGATGCTACTCAATATTGTACCGTATTGGCTGGTATGGCCGGTATTTTCCCTACCAAAGCTTAAAACAGTACCGAAACACATGTGTTTCGTTCCAGTTCAAATACCGGTTATACCAGGTTGTTCCGGCTATATCGGATGAAATAGCATATTTCGGCCAGAAAAATTGTACTAGACCAGAACATGACTTTCagatcaaaaggaaagaaaaatttttagATCCAATATCTCTTCCCTCTTTCAGGTACATATTAACTTCCAGTCTCTCACTATGCTACTGCCGTCGCCAGAAAATCACCGCCACGTTACCGGAGTCCCATTTCGTTGATCTCCTTCTCCTCCCACTTCTTCTTCGTTAAATAACCCAGAACCTCTTTCTTGGCTTTTGTTTTGCGTTAGCTTggcttttcaatttcttttgttttgtcttttttttgtttgagggaAGCtacgtttacaacatttttacaacaaattacaggtggttagttgttattggttcaaatttgaacctaacactaagattacttttttgtcccaacaataacaaccagtaataacctgccatttaggatttgttgtaaaaatgttatagacatatcatttctcttttcatttatgTGCTTGACAACTTTTACCCAACTTTTACTACTAATAAATTCCAAGTTCCAACTTCAgcccttttattattaatttatttgaataaaataagtttatattttttttttattgttttgtgtgTCTAACACCTAGTCACGTGAAGATAAATTCAAACTTAACTTccttttattaagtttttaatttttttatgaatttttttttggcaaaaatctCATTTTCATCCCTATATTTTCACACGATTCTCACTTTGatccctattttttattttcactgcttttagtccctaaaatcaaAAAAGCAATCTCGTTTTTGTCCCTACCGTCAGTGTCCTAATAGCAAAGTCCTAGGTGGTAGACAGAACACCCTATTAACTGATGTGACGCTGATGTGACACTGATATGGCgatcaaaatattatttggcatttttatatgccacatcaacattttaattttggcgAAAACTACATTtttgtccctacattttcacgcaattccactttggtccctaacttttatGACCACCGCTTTTAGTCCTTATCCTGAAAAACGCGTCTCGTTTTTGTCCCTGCCATTACATCAGATACAAAAAATGCACACATGGCAAACAGAGTGCACTGTTGGCACACTAAAAGCTGccgtggccattaaaataataataaaaaatgttatttggcattaaaaaatgccacgtcagc
This DNA window, taken from Quercus robur chromosome 2, dhQueRobu3.1, whole genome shotgun sequence, encodes the following:
- the LOC126696531 gene encoding uncharacterized protein LOC126696531; translation: MFTWDKWLSCPHAKIAVGKEISKIVLEDYSFWSQCKNIVKVGGPLVRVLRLVDGDEKPAMGYLYEAMDKAKEEIKRRLKNKVSLYGHYIRVIDARWNKQLHSPLHAAGCFLNPAIYFRSSFKRQNEVQRGLLSTLMRLVPDPDIQDKISSQLDEYKKLIGDFDTSLAIRQRERLNPVSWWEQFGLGAPDLQSFAIRVLSQCCSATGSERNWSTFEYVHSKKRKGLEHKRVNDLVFVHYNLRLQERNIQRNKYALDLISLYNIDLMGDWVAEEPALLNPDDINWDCLNEPAPLVNVEEDAELETIDVDDDDDDDDNNNEHGLTNLPMGASSSCGSSFDDEFDPFLMDDDEEEE